The proteins below come from a single Streptomyces sp. MRC013 genomic window:
- a CDS encoding SpoIIE family protein phosphatase has product MGLLASRYGVRADGDAKAVWFELWSEGTPPPSAWEPPAPPPASGRTVTLVDVPDALYSAAQHHRHALLREAVLAAAGGEDLGIPAADLAAAQEVNDVISACVTTALRGGPAGGGMRSAPLGVPPDAAPAVETLSRVLDAAEEAARDGRLLTLPSLPRSRVFHTWLFGQITGQLAGAPPTAWTVVPREPGSGPAEAVPWDAGHVQTRRVPTIATDERNRIIAVNGPAADLLGWRADDLVGRPLTTLVPEHLRERHIAAFTSLLLSGRPRILGRSVPLPALHRDGRLVPVRLFIQGQEAADGRTVFIAQLSPRAAAPSPSKPRSGGRSARVRERAAPLPEAASRHAAGQRGGTVMSALERLSLLAETGAVLSDAVDLDEGLLRVGRVLTGRLADWCAVDLFTEDARVERVCVVHRSPGELRMEEFEGVLPPLSEASRGPLARVLGGAGPLLLGAPPRPDRAPSPLDAHYRELFHRLRARSAVVAPLRARQEIIGALTVARTDAGGPFTEEDARLVGDLVRALALGVDNARLYQETRNIAERLQRSLLPVLPQAGHLELAARYAASSTTAQVGGDWYDGFVLPSGDTALVIGDVTGHDLDAAIAMSQLRSMLRGIAVDRQEPPETVLRRLDAANHSLHREATATCVYGLVKGPREGPWQLVHSSAGHPPPLLTTVEGRTRFLEDGSGVLLGLDPDMPRPRATDAIPAGATVLLYTDGLVERRGESLDRALERLGRRTAALAREPLNVFCDELMIGLGADSEDDIAILAARPAPPP; this is encoded by the coding sequence GTGGGGCTGCTGGCGTCCCGGTACGGCGTCCGGGCGGACGGGGACGCCAAGGCGGTGTGGTTCGAGCTGTGGTCCGAGGGGACGCCGCCGCCCTCCGCGTGGGAGCCGCCCGCGCCTCCCCCCGCTTCCGGGCGGACGGTGACGCTCGTCGACGTGCCGGACGCGCTGTACTCGGCCGCGCAGCACCACCGGCACGCCCTGCTGAGGGAGGCGGTGCTCGCCGCGGCCGGCGGGGAGGACCTGGGGATCCCGGCGGCGGACCTCGCCGCCGCCCAGGAGGTCAACGACGTGATCAGCGCGTGCGTCACGACCGCGCTGCGCGGCGGGCCCGCCGGGGGCGGGATGCGTTCCGCACCCCTGGGAGTGCCGCCCGACGCCGCGCCGGCGGTGGAGACGCTGAGCCGCGTGCTCGACGCCGCGGAGGAGGCGGCACGGGACGGGCGGCTGCTCACCCTGCCGTCGCTGCCGCGCAGCCGGGTCTTCCACACCTGGCTGTTCGGCCAGATCACCGGGCAGCTCGCCGGCGCGCCCCCCACCGCGTGGACGGTGGTGCCGCGCGAACCGGGCTCCGGCCCGGCTGAGGCGGTGCCGTGGGACGCCGGCCACGTCCAGACCCGCAGGGTCCCGACGATCGCCACCGACGAGCGGAACCGGATCATCGCGGTGAACGGCCCGGCCGCCGACCTCCTCGGCTGGCGCGCCGACGACCTCGTGGGCCGGCCGCTGACCACGCTCGTCCCGGAGCACCTGCGCGAGCGGCACATCGCGGCCTTCACCTCGCTGCTGCTCAGCGGCCGTCCGCGCATCCTGGGCCGGTCGGTGCCGCTCCCCGCGCTCCACCGGGACGGGCGGCTGGTGCCGGTGCGGCTGTTCATCCAGGGCCAGGAGGCCGCGGACGGCCGTACGGTGTTCATCGCCCAGCTCTCCCCCCGCGCCGCCGCGCCGTCCCCGTCGAAGCCTCGCTCCGGCGGCCGGTCCGCGAGGGTGCGCGAACGGGCCGCGCCGCTTCCCGAGGCCGCCTCCCGGCACGCCGCCGGGCAGCGCGGCGGGACGGTCATGTCGGCGCTGGAGCGGCTGTCGCTGCTGGCGGAGACCGGGGCCGTGCTGAGTGACGCCGTCGACCTGGACGAGGGCCTGCTGCGGGTCGGCCGGGTCCTGACCGGTCGGCTGGCCGACTGGTGCGCGGTGGACCTGTTCACCGAGGACGCGCGGGTGGAACGGGTGTGCGTGGTCCACCGCTCCCCCGGGGAACTGCGCATGGAGGAGTTCGAGGGGGTGCTGCCGCCGCTGTCGGAGGCCTCGCGGGGGCCGCTGGCCCGGGTGCTGGGCGGCGCGGGCCCGCTGCTGCTCGGCGCCCCTCCCCGGCCCGACCGGGCCCCGAGTCCGCTGGACGCCCACTACCGGGAGCTGTTCCACCGCCTGCGGGCGCGCAGCGCCGTCGTCGCCCCGCTGCGGGCCCGCCAGGAGATCATCGGCGCGCTCACCGTGGCCCGCACGGATGCGGGCGGGCCGTTCACGGAGGAGGACGCGCGGCTCGTCGGCGACCTGGTCCGCGCGCTCGCCCTGGGGGTGGACAACGCGCGCCTGTACCAGGAGACCCGGAACATCGCCGAGCGCCTGCAGCGCTCGCTGCTGCCCGTGCTCCCGCAGGCGGGGCACCTGGAGCTGGCGGCGCGCTACGCCGCCTCGTCCACCACCGCCCAGGTCGGCGGCGACTGGTACGACGGGTTCGTCCTGCCGAGCGGCGACACCGCGCTGGTCATCGGCGACGTGACGGGCCACGACCTGGACGCGGCGATCGCCATGAGCCAGCTGCGGAGCATGCTGCGCGGCATCGCCGTCGACCGCCAGGAGCCGCCCGAGACGGTCCTGCGCCGCCTGGACGCGGCCAACCACAGCCTGCACCGGGAGGCCACCGCCACCTGCGTCTACGGTCTCGTCAAGGGGCCGCGGGAAGGGCCGTGGCAGCTGGTGCACTCCTCCGCCGGGCATCCGCCGCCGCTGCTCACGACGGTGGAGGGCCGCACCCGGTTCCTCGAGGACGGCTCGGGCGTCCTGCTCGGCCTGGACCCCGACATGCCCCGCCCGCGCGCGACGGACGCGATCCCGGCCGGCGCGACGGTGCTGCTGTACACGGACGGGCTCGTCGAACGCCGCGGCGAGTCGCTGGACCGCGCCCTGGAGCGGTTGGGCCGGCGCACCGCCGCCCTGGCGCGCGAACCGCTCAACGTGTTCTGCGACGAGCTGATGATCGGCCTGGGGGCCGACAGCGAGGACGACATCGCCATCCTCGCGGCCCGTCCGGCCCCGCCGCCCTGA
- a CDS encoding lanthionine synthetase LanC family protein, whose protein sequence is MQHRPDPLPPHDPSGAVGLATGYLTAWTAAPDGPGAARSPSDPGVPVLAHTLASVGSGTPEAERAAARAVAVWARGAGRGPGHHGLYDGGLAGTLVGLRLGAALHPRLHPVADRLRDRLAAAAATRGGRRRGVRLADYDLVLGPAGTLLAHCAGARPEPGHLLPHRDRLAALCDADDLWRLRADGYADHPHLAWLQGRVNTGMGHGAAGVAAALAAAVRHTGPGAGDALRRVAAWLEGQVYEDDRGLRTWPGAGLDGRAPPRGAVPRQAWCYGAPGVAWALWDAADALGDTGAADRAAAVFTRLADRYDEGFHLSGDGPADVLGLCHGAAGVLAVADAFARHARHAGAARLRERLASLLRRRLPRAAASGWPAELLTGAPGALAALLTAAHGASRAWLPCLGLR, encoded by the coding sequence GTGCAGCACCGGCCCGATCCCCTCCCCCCGCACGATCCGTCCGGCGCGGTCGGCCTCGCCACCGGCTACCTGACCGCCTGGACCGCCGCGCCGGACGGCCCCGGCGCCGCCCGGTCCCCCTCCGATCCCGGCGTCCCCGTCCTCGCCCACACGCTGGCGAGCGTCGGCAGCGGGACGCCGGAGGCGGAGCGCGCGGCCGCCCGTGCCGTCGCGGTCTGGGCGCGCGGCGCCGGCCGGGGCCCCGGCCACCACGGGCTGTACGACGGGGGCCTGGCCGGCACCCTCGTCGGACTGCGCCTCGGCGCCGCCCTCCACCCCCGCCTCCACCCCGTCGCCGACCGGCTCCGCGACCGGCTGGCCGCCGCCGCGGCGACGCGCGGCGGCCGCCGCCGGGGGGTGCGGCTGGCCGACTACGACCTGGTCCTCGGCCCCGCGGGGACCCTCCTCGCGCACTGCGCCGGCGCCCGCCCCGAGCCGGGCCACCTCCTGCCCCACCGGGACCGGCTCGCCGCCCTGTGCGACGCGGACGACCTGTGGCGGCTGCGCGCCGACGGGTACGCGGACCACCCGCACCTGGCGTGGCTCCAGGGCCGCGTCAACACCGGCATGGGCCACGGCGCGGCCGGGGTCGCCGCCGCGCTCGCCGCCGCCGTACGGCACACCGGCCCCGGGGCCGGCGACGCGCTGCGCCGGGTCGCGGCGTGGCTGGAGGGGCAGGTGTACGAGGACGACCGGGGGCTGCGCACCTGGCCGGGCGCCGGCCTCGACGGGCGGGCGCCGCCGCGCGGCGCGGTTCCCCGGCAGGCGTGGTGCTACGGCGCGCCCGGTGTGGCGTGGGCGCTGTGGGACGCGGCGGACGCGCTGGGCGACACCGGTGCGGCGGACCGGGCGGCGGCGGTGTTCACACGGCTGGCCGACCGGTACGACGAGGGGTTCCACCTGTCCGGCGACGGTCCCGCCGACGTGCTGGGGCTGTGCCACGGTGCGGCGGGCGTGCTGGCGGTGGCCGACGCGTTCGCCCGGCACGCCCGGCACGCGGGCGCGGCCCGGCTGCGGGAGCGGCTCGCCTCGCTGCTGCGCCGGCGCCTGCCGCGGGCGGCGGCGTCCGGCTGGCCGGCGGAACTGCTGACGGGTGCGCCGGGGGCGCTGGCCGCCCTGCTCACGGCCGCGCACGGCGCGTCCCGGGCGTGGCTGCCCTGCCTGGGGCTCCGCTAG
- a CDS encoding lantibiotic dehydratase — MTAETIGALALLRVAGMPCTVWTEAGAPALFDRVARHAGAAGRRAARARALAERVGAEVVPDARLSGAERGAVLALRRRLHAGEVPGPEDLRLLEAVPAAAAEAGALLADARRAREEERLLEEAVAAERARVAVRAWETARGDAVLRAFLAEAAPAVVEDVERRLARGESWLGGRLRKRTGYLWRVLGRMAAKTTPRGWAGHVAAVPVGEADGAGALLAGRGVLGGAALGEVENVHLVRAGSGPVDLLDAPPSTLLAPAPLHFTEGGPGGGPSVLRCWVVEPHAPERLRHVVLRRTGALERVLALLADGPVALGDVEEALLAPGPGGRSADPAVLRGFLRHLAGTGVLQVCAAPRRRYGAWSPPGAPPPLPAADAGAWFADVYRRADAVVGVRAADRVRDGVRVATRVAALREAGAARRAPEDWPVGAEPRPVGEVLAELLAPGGDAVHAVRRGYTGWAAADAPGGDPGYAALLGHLAARAGEERVDLDDALLDALGAPPADEALPPWPFDCLLRPLAGGPGSPVAVLETASPAGMLDARFADGMRALDGGYGAADAYRAFLAELERRTGVRFVEVLVPPLAERAANAVRRPVVTSWWTGDPDPTPYYGPAGGGARYLPLDRITVRTREGRLVAEADGRRIVPVHHATRGPVPPYDHLLRLLLAAGLPVTRRVVRLDGLEAALPGHARLPRLTVAGGTLVVAPATWRLDPARLWDPRDTALAKVRALALLRRSAGLPRHVFLRTAPGAKPVPADLDSVTAVPLVERLRARQAGGDLFAEEMLPGPDGLVLRDPLHGGAPVAAQVLLRLPHRARPEHLAARAAAALLPCGAPPGVPGPAVPRGRRTAGAVNTP; from the coding sequence ATGACCGCCGAGACGATCGGCGCCCTCGCGCTGCTGCGCGTCGCGGGCATGCCGTGCACCGTGTGGACGGAGGCGGGCGCCCCCGCGCTCTTCGACCGGGTGGCCCGGCACGCCGGCGCCGCCGGGCGGCGGGCCGCCCGGGCACGGGCGCTGGCCGAACGGGTGGGCGCCGAGGTCGTGCCGGACGCCCGGCTCTCCGGAGCCGAGCGGGGCGCCGTGCTGGCGCTGCGGCGGCGCCTGCACGCCGGGGAGGTGCCCGGCCCGGAGGACCTCCGGCTCCTGGAGGCCGTACCGGCCGCCGCCGCGGAGGCCGGGGCGCTGCTCGCGGACGCGCGGCGCGCACGGGAGGAGGAGCGGCTGCTGGAGGAGGCGGTCGCGGCCGAGCGGGCGCGGGTGGCGGTCCGCGCCTGGGAGACGGCCCGCGGCGACGCGGTGCTGCGGGCGTTCCTGGCCGAGGCGGCGCCCGCGGTCGTCGAGGACGTGGAGCGCCGGCTGGCCCGGGGCGAGTCCTGGCTGGGCGGACGGCTGCGCAAGCGGACCGGGTACCTGTGGCGCGTCCTGGGCCGGATGGCCGCGAAGACCACGCCCCGGGGCTGGGCCGGCCACGTCGCCGCGGTCCCGGTCGGGGAGGCGGACGGCGCCGGTGCGCTGCTCGCGGGGAGGGGCGTGCTCGGCGGCGCGGCCCTCGGGGAGGTGGAGAACGTCCACCTCGTACGGGCCGGGAGCGGGCCGGTCGACCTGCTGGACGCGCCGCCGTCGACGCTGCTCGCGCCCGCGCCGCTGCACTTCACGGAGGGCGGCCCGGGCGGTGGCCCGTCGGTGCTGCGCTGCTGGGTGGTGGAGCCGCACGCGCCGGAGCGGCTGCGCCACGTCGTCCTGCGGCGCACCGGGGCGCTGGAGCGGGTCCTGGCGCTGCTCGCGGACGGGCCGGTGGCGCTCGGGGACGTGGAGGAGGCGCTGCTCGCCCCGGGGCCGGGCGGGCGGTCCGCGGACCCGGCGGTGCTGCGCGGGTTCCTCCGGCACCTGGCCGGCACGGGGGTGCTCCAGGTGTGCGCGGCGCCCCGGCGGCGGTACGGGGCGTGGTCGCCGCCGGGCGCGCCCCCGCCGCTTCCGGCGGCGGACGCCGGGGCGTGGTTCGCGGACGTGTACCGGCGGGCGGACGCGGTCGTGGGCGTGCGGGCCGCCGACCGCGTGCGCGACGGGGTGCGGGTGGCCACGCGGGTCGCCGCGCTGCGCGAGGCCGGGGCGGCCCGCCGGGCGCCCGAGGACTGGCCGGTCGGAGCGGAGCCCCGGCCGGTCGGCGAGGTCCTCGCCGAGCTGCTCGCCCCCGGCGGGGACGCCGTCCACGCCGTGCGCCGCGGGTACACGGGCTGGGCCGCGGCCGACGCGCCGGGCGGGGACCCCGGCTACGCCGCGCTGCTCGGTCATCTGGCGGCCCGTGCCGGCGAGGAGCGGGTCGACCTGGACGACGCGCTGCTGGACGCGCTCGGCGCGCCTCCCGCCGACGAGGCCCTGCCGCCCTGGCCGTTCGACTGCCTGCTGCGGCCCCTGGCCGGCGGCCCGGGGTCCCCGGTCGCCGTACTGGAGACGGCGTCCCCCGCGGGGATGCTGGACGCGCGGTTCGCGGACGGGATGCGGGCGCTGGACGGCGGGTACGGGGCCGCCGACGCGTACCGGGCGTTCCTGGCGGAGCTGGAGCGGCGCACCGGCGTGCGGTTCGTGGAGGTGCTGGTGCCGCCGCTCGCGGAGCGGGCGGCCAACGCCGTGCGGCGCCCGGTCGTCACGTCGTGGTGGACGGGCGACCCGGACCCGACCCCGTACTACGGCCCGGCCGGCGGCGGGGCGCGGTACCTGCCGCTGGACCGGATCACGGTGCGGACGCGGGAGGGGCGCCTGGTCGCCGAGGCGGACGGGAGGCGGATCGTGCCGGTCCACCACGCCACGCGCGGCCCCGTGCCCCCGTACGACCATCTGCTGCGGCTGCTGCTCGCGGCGGGCCTCCCGGTCACCCGGCGGGTGGTGCGGCTGGACGGTCTGGAGGCGGCGCTGCCCGGGCACGCCAGGCTGCCGCGGCTGACGGTGGCGGGCGGCACGCTCGTGGTGGCCCCGGCGACCTGGCGGCTGGACCCCGCCCGGTTGTGGGACCCGCGGGACACCGCCCTGGCGAAGGTGCGCGCGCTGGCGCTGCTGCGGCGCTCCGCCGGCCTCCCCCGCCACGTCTTCCTGCGCACCGCCCCGGGGGCGAAGCCCGTCCCGGCCGATCTGGACTCCGTGACCGCCGTCCCGCTGGTCGAGCGGCTCCGCGCCCGGCAGGCGGGCGGCGACCTGTTCGCCGAGGAGATGCTGCCCGGCCCGGACGGCCTGGTCCTGCGCGACCCGCTGCACGGCGGGGCGCCGGTCGCCGCCCAGGTCCTGCTGCGCCTTCCCCACCGCGCCCGTCCGGAGCACCTGGCCGCGCGGGCCGCGGCCGCGCTGCTGCCCTGCGGGGCGCCCCCAGGCGTTCCCGGCCCCGCCGTCCCCCGCGGACGGCGGACCGCCGGGGCGGTCAACACCCCGTGA
- a CDS encoding thiopeptide-type bacteriocin biosynthesis protein has translation MLQVERLLADCLRDARTDPPGPLPPPPDDAAYAAARRTFLAAGLRALREGRRPDGGWVQLNVAPGGAGAWPALYRRLAGAARELTGAGAADDFFFVHKPPGLRVRFHAPGPDGAAALRERLVPLFGGARDGWAPPVPAVYEPETYLFGGDRSMEHVHRLHTADSRAWLDHHTGVRPPADWRVSLTLLRAVLDGLGVVGWEHRGVWRAVREEAGRRLAGGERGAERERAAAGIRAYWEQSDRARLEALPTAWRARTAAHRDALRAAAEQWRTGYFESGEARIGPRRAAAHWVVFHWNRGRFSTARQGLLTEALADDGRA, from the coding sequence ATGCTGCAGGTGGAACGTCTGCTCGCGGACTGCCTCCGCGACGCCCGCACCGATCCCCCCGGCCCCCTGCCCCCGCCGCCCGACGACGCCGCGTACGCGGCGGCCCGCCGCACCTTCCTCGCCGCCGGGCTGCGCGCCCTGCGCGAAGGGCGGCGGCCGGACGGCGGCTGGGTGCAGCTCAACGTCGCCCCCGGCGGGGCGGGTGCCTGGCCCGCCCTGTACCGGCGGCTCGCCGGCGCCGCCCGCGAGCTGACCGGGGCGGGGGCGGCCGACGACTTCTTCTTCGTCCACAAGCCGCCGGGGCTGCGCGTCCGCTTCCACGCGCCGGGTCCGGACGGCGCCGCCGCGCTGCGCGAGCGGCTCGTGCCGCTGTTCGGCGGGGCGCGTGACGGCTGGGCGCCGCCGGTGCCGGCCGTGTACGAACCGGAGACGTACCTCTTCGGCGGGGACCGGTCGATGGAGCACGTGCACCGGCTGCACACCGCGGACTCGCGGGCGTGGCTGGACCACCACACGGGGGTGCGCCCGCCGGCGGACTGGCGGGTGTCGCTGACACTGCTGCGCGCGGTCCTGGACGGGCTGGGCGTCGTCGGCTGGGAGCACCGCGGGGTGTGGCGGGCGGTACGGGAAGAGGCCGGCCGCCGGCTGGCGGGCGGGGAGCGCGGAGCGGAACGGGAGCGCGCCGCCGCGGGGATCCGGGCGTACTGGGAGCAGTCGGACCGGGCCCGGCTGGAGGCGCTGCCGACGGCGTGGCGGGCCCGGACGGCCGCGCACCGGGACGCGCTGCGCGCCGCCGCCGAGCAGTGGCGGACCGGCTACTTCGAGTCCGGGGAGGCCCGGATCGGGCCGCGCAGGGCCGCCGCGCACTGGGTGGTCTTCCACTGGAACCGGGGGCGCTTCTCCACGGCCCGGCAGGGGCTGCTCACCGAGGCGCTCGCCGACGACGGGAGGGCCTGA
- a CDS encoding cytochrome c oxidase assembly protein — translation MDHSGHGMTMDLPPFTLERGLAYSPDAFFLVGSLLALALYGWGVVRLRRRGDAWPVGRTVFFALGVLSVVLVMCTGLNDYGMVMFSVHMVQHMVISMLSPILLLLGAPVTLALRALPVAGRGARGPRELLLVLLHSRYTRVVTHPAFTIPMFIASLYALYFTPLFDLLMGSTAGHIAMMVHFLAVGLVFFWPIMGVDPGPHRPGYVMRMLELFAGMPFHAFFGIALMMASEPMVGTYANPPASLGVDALADQNAAGGIAWAFSEVPSVVVLVALLYQWYRSEQRVARRSDRAADRDGDKELAAYNAYLASLQARGR, via the coding sequence ATGGACCACAGCGGTCACGGCATGACGATGGACCTGCCGCCGTTCACGCTGGAGCGGGGGCTGGCCTACTCGCCGGACGCGTTCTTCCTGGTGGGCTCCCTGCTCGCGCTGGCGCTGTACGGCTGGGGCGTCGTGCGGCTGCGTCGGCGCGGGGACGCCTGGCCGGTCGGCCGCACGGTGTTCTTCGCGCTGGGCGTGCTCTCCGTGGTGCTGGTGATGTGCACGGGGCTGAACGACTACGGCATGGTCATGTTCAGCGTGCACATGGTGCAGCACATGGTGATCAGCATGCTGTCGCCGATCCTGCTGCTGCTCGGCGCGCCGGTGACGTTGGCCCTGCGGGCGCTGCCCGTGGCGGGCCGGGGCGCCAGGGGGCCGCGCGAACTCCTGCTGGTGCTGCTGCACAGCCGGTACACGCGGGTGGTCACGCACCCGGCGTTCACCATCCCGATGTTCATCGCGAGCCTGTACGCGCTGTACTTCACCCCGCTCTTCGACCTCCTCATGGGCTCCACGGCGGGGCACATCGCGATGATGGTCCACTTCCTCGCGGTCGGCCTGGTCTTCTTCTGGCCGATCATGGGCGTCGACCCGGGGCCCCACCGGCCGGGTTACGTGATGCGGATGCTGGAGCTGTTCGCGGGCATGCCGTTCCACGCGTTCTTCGGGATCGCGCTGATGATGGCGTCGGAGCCGATGGTCGGGACGTACGCGAACCCGCCGGCGTCGCTCGGCGTCGACGCTCTGGCCGACCAGAACGCGGCCGGCGGCATCGCCTGGGCCTTCAGCGAGGTCCCGTCCGTGGTGGTGCTGGTCGCGCTGCTGTACCAGTGGTACCGCTCCGAGCAGCGGGTGGCGAGGCGCTCGGACCGGGCGGCGGACCGGGACGGCGACAAGGAGCTGGCGGCGTACAACGCCTACCTCGCCTCGCTCCAGGCGCGCGGCCGGTAG
- a CDS encoding glutamine amidotransferase translates to MSESSLRVVWVYPDLLSTYGDQGNVLVVERRARQRGLGVQRVDVRSDQPIPTSGDIYLIGGGEDRPQRLAAERLRRDGGLSRAAGNGAIIFSVCAGYQILGHEFVNDLGEREPGLGLIDVVSTRGEGERCVGDVLADIDPRLGLPQLTGFENHQGITHLGPTARPFARTVFGRGNGTGDGTEGAYNDTVFGTYMHGPVMARNPQIADLLLKLALDVNALPPTDDRWYEALRAERIAAASQPA, encoded by the coding sequence ATGAGCGAGAGCAGTCTGCGCGTGGTGTGGGTCTACCCCGACCTGCTCAGCACCTACGGAGACCAGGGCAACGTCCTCGTCGTCGAGCGCCGCGCCCGCCAGCGCGGCCTGGGCGTGCAGCGCGTGGACGTGCGCAGCGACCAGCCGATCCCGACCTCCGGCGACATCTACCTCATCGGCGGCGGCGAGGACCGGCCGCAGCGGCTGGCCGCCGAGCGGCTGAGGCGGGACGGCGGCCTGAGCCGCGCCGCGGGGAACGGCGCGATCATCTTCTCGGTGTGCGCCGGGTACCAGATCCTCGGCCACGAGTTCGTCAACGACCTGGGCGAGCGGGAGCCCGGCCTCGGCCTGATCGACGTGGTCTCCACCCGCGGCGAGGGCGAGCGGTGCGTCGGCGACGTCCTCGCCGACATCGACCCGCGCCTCGGCCTGCCGCAGCTGACGGGTTTCGAGAACCACCAGGGCATCACGCACCTGGGCCCGACGGCCCGCCCGTTCGCCCGGACCGTCTTCGGGCGGGGCAACGGCACCGGGGACGGCACGGAGGGCGCGTACAACGACACCGTCTTCGGCACGTACATGCACGGCCCGGTCATGGCGCGCAACCCGCAGATCGCGGACCTGCTGCTGAAGCTGGCCCTCGACGTGAACGCGCTGCCGCCGACGGACGACCGGTGGTACGAGGCGCTGCGCGCCGAGCGGATCGCGGCGGCCAGCCAGCCGGCCTGA
- a CDS encoding MurT ligase domain-containing protein, giving the protein MAGNSEPLSPRAKLAVTAGKAAAAVSRAAGRGSGSVIGGRVALKLDPDLLGRLAQHLDVVLVSATNGKTTTTRLIAEALRAGGPVVSNALGANMPAGITSALAGGTESKYGVIEVDEKYLAGVARDTEPKVIALLNLSRDQLDRAAETRMLAEKWREGLAGTKAVVVANADDPLVVWAASSSPNVVWVAAGQEWKDDAWSCPACGGVMQRPGDDWFCGECGFRRPAPTWALSGDHVLDPNGSAWPIRLQLPGRANKANAATSAAVAAVFGVPPQVALERMYQVQAVAGRYDVVSFQGRDVRLLLAKNPAGWLETFSLIDRPPTPVVLSVNARGADGTDTSWLWDVDYTRLAGHPIVVIGDRRMDLAVRLEVAGLEFRVCDTVDEAVRLAPPGRIELIANYTAFQDVRRRVGN; this is encoded by the coding sequence ATGGCAGGCAACTCGGAGCCGCTGTCGCCGCGCGCCAAGCTGGCCGTGACGGCGGGCAAGGCCGCAGCGGCGGTGTCTCGCGCGGCGGGGCGCGGCAGCGGATCGGTGATCGGCGGCCGGGTGGCGCTCAAGCTCGACCCCGACCTTCTGGGCCGGCTCGCGCAGCACCTGGACGTCGTCCTGGTGTCGGCGACCAACGGCAAGACCACCACGACCCGCCTCATCGCCGAGGCCCTGCGTGCCGGCGGCCCGGTCGTCTCCAACGCGCTCGGCGCGAACATGCCCGCGGGCATCACCTCCGCCCTGGCCGGCGGGACGGAGTCGAAGTACGGCGTCATCGAGGTGGACGAGAAGTACCTGGCGGGCGTGGCCCGGGACACCGAGCCCAAGGTCATCGCGCTGCTCAACCTCTCCCGCGACCAGCTGGACCGCGCCGCGGAGACCCGGATGCTCGCCGAGAAGTGGCGCGAGGGACTCGCCGGCACCAAGGCCGTGGTCGTCGCCAACGCCGACGACCCGCTCGTCGTGTGGGCCGCCTCCTCCTCCCCCAACGTGGTGTGGGTGGCGGCCGGCCAGGAGTGGAAGGACGACGCCTGGTCCTGCCCGGCGTGCGGCGGCGTGATGCAGCGCCCCGGCGACGACTGGTTCTGCGGCGAGTGCGGTTTCCGCCGCCCCGCCCCCACGTGGGCGCTCAGCGGCGACCACGTCCTGGACCCGAACGGCTCCGCCTGGCCGATCCGCCTCCAGCTGCCGGGCCGCGCCAACAAGGCGAACGCCGCGACCTCCGCCGCGGTCGCCGCCGTGTTCGGCGTCCCGCCGCAGGTCGCGCTGGAGCGGATGTACCAGGTGCAGGCCGTCGCCGGCCGGTACGACGTGGTCTCCTTCCAGGGCCGCGACGTGCGGCTGCTGCTGGCGAAGAACCCGGCCGGCTGGCTGGAGACGTTCTCGCTCATCGACCGGCCGCCGACGCCGGTCGTCCTCTCCGTCAACGCGCGCGGCGCGGACGGCACGGACACGTCGTGGCTGTGGGACGTGGACTACACGCGCCTCGCCGGCCACCCGATCGTCGTGATCGGCGACCGCAGGATGGACCTCGCCGTCCGGCTCGAGGTCGCCGGCCTGGAGTTCCGGGTGTGCGACACCGTCGACGAGGCCGTGCGGCTGGCCCCGCCCGGACGGATCGAACTGATCGCCAACTACACCGCGTTCCAGGACGTCCGCCGCCGCGTCGGCAACTGA
- the def gene encoding peptide deformylase: protein MRNRPIPGSSGAVRAMSLLGSPALHAPCDTVTDFGPPLARLVEDLFATMYAANGVGLAANQIGVGLRVFVYDCPDDEDVRHLGHVVNPRLVEAGGVTVRGPEGCLSLPGLEAGTERFDRAVVEGVDVRGGPVRVEGTGFFARCLQHECDHLEGLVYPDRLAGWRRARVLRAARRAPWGSRRT, encoded by the coding sequence ATGCGAAACCGGCCTATCCCCGGCAGTTCCGGCGCCGTGCGGGCGATGAGCCTGCTCGGCTCGCCCGCCCTGCACGCCCCCTGCGACACCGTCACCGACTTCGGGCCGCCCCTGGCCCGCCTGGTGGAGGACCTGTTCGCCACGATGTACGCGGCGAACGGCGTCGGTCTCGCGGCGAACCAGATAGGGGTGGGCCTGCGCGTCTTCGTCTACGACTGCCCGGACGACGAGGACGTCCGGCACCTCGGGCACGTCGTCAACCCGCGTCTGGTGGAGGCCGGCGGGGTGACCGTGCGCGGCCCGGAGGGCTGCCTGTCGCTGCCTGGCCTGGAGGCCGGGACGGAGCGCTTCGACCGGGCCGTGGTCGAGGGCGTCGACGTGCGGGGCGGGCCGGTGCGGGTGGAGGGGACGGGGTTCTTCGCCCGCTGCCTCCAGCACGAGTGCGACCACCTGGAGGGTCTGGTCTACCCGGACCGTCTGGCCGGCTGGCGCCGCGCGAGGGTCCTGCGCGCGGCGCGGCGCGCCCCGTGGGGGAGCCGCCGGACCTGA